A genome region from Mycolicibacterium litorale includes the following:
- a CDS encoding VOC family protein produces the protein MKIATTHLWVHDQQVALEFWTTKVGMEVRQDVSLPDVDGLFRWLTVGPPGQDDVSIVLMAVPGPPVMDEATRRQVLDLTAKGFAGTIFLTTDDCQRTYEELSARGVEFTEAPHQMPYGIDSGFRDPSGNSVRVTQLADAPVT, from the coding sequence ATGAAGATCGCCACCACCCATCTGTGGGTTCACGACCAGCAGGTCGCACTCGAGTTCTGGACCACGAAGGTCGGAATGGAAGTGCGACAGGATGTTTCGCTTCCCGACGTCGACGGCCTGTTCCGTTGGCTGACCGTCGGCCCGCCCGGCCAGGACGACGTCTCGATCGTCCTGATGGCCGTCCCCGGCCCACCCGTGATGGACGAGGCCACCCGCCGGCAGGTGCTGGACCTGACCGCTAAGGGTTTCGCCGGCACGATCTTCCTCACCACCGACGACTGCCAGCGCACGTACGAGGAGTTGTCCGCCCGCGGAGTCGAGTTCACCGAGGCGCCGCACCAGATGCCGTACGGTATCGACTCCGGGTTCCGCGACCCCTCGGGCAACAGCGTGCGCGTGACGCAGCTGGCCGACGCGCCGGTCACATAG
- a CDS encoding dihydrofolate reductase family protein: MMQLLRVQNFTVSRDGFGAGENQSLERPFGDADPGDMFAWAGATASWPNRTDPGGSRGLDDYFTRDFTHRIGAEIMGRNKFGPQRGPWQDHDWQGWWGDEPPFHTPVFVMTHHPRPSFTLSDTTFHFVDGDPVTVLAQAREAADGKDVRLGGGATVIREFLAAGLVDTLHVAVSDVRIGRGVRLWESPDELDDRFHHEVVPSPSGVTHHLFWRR; this comes from the coding sequence GTGATGCAACTGCTGAGAGTCCAGAACTTCACCGTCTCGCGGGACGGCTTCGGCGCCGGCGAGAATCAGAGCCTCGAACGACCCTTCGGCGACGCCGACCCGGGCGACATGTTCGCCTGGGCCGGCGCCACCGCCAGCTGGCCCAACCGCACCGACCCGGGCGGCAGCCGCGGTCTCGACGACTACTTCACCCGCGACTTCACCCATCGCATCGGCGCCGAGATCATGGGCCGCAACAAGTTCGGCCCCCAGCGCGGCCCGTGGCAGGACCACGACTGGCAGGGCTGGTGGGGTGACGAACCGCCGTTCCACACCCCCGTGTTCGTCATGACTCACCATCCGCGGCCGTCGTTCACCCTGTCCGACACCACGTTCCACTTCGTCGACGGCGACCCGGTCACCGTGCTGGCGCAGGCCCGCGAAGCCGCCGACGGCAAGGACGTCCGGCTGGGCGGCGGCGCCACGGTGATCCGGGAGTTCCTCGCCGCCGGCCTCGTCGACACCCTGCACGTGGCGGTCTCCGACGTGCGGATCGGCCGCGGCGTGCGGCTGTGGGAATCGCCCGACGAATTGGACGACCGCTTCCACCACGAAGTGGTGCCGAGTCCGAGCGGGGTGACCCACCACCTGTTCTGGCGGCGATGA
- a CDS encoding CYTH and CHAD domain-containing protein: MAGKSKTSRHTEVERKFDVPGSDGVPSTVSPSFDGLSAIARVERLPVQHLDAVYFDTPGRDLAAHRITLRRRTGGTDAGWHLKLPAGPDARTEVRAPLGDSDEWEVPEELRDVVLAIVRDRPLAPVARISTQRTVDLLHGPDGDAVAEFCDDEVTASAEGGDEQRWREWELELVGDGDAALLDRLANRVLDAGASPAGHGSKLGRVLDTGQTDDEVRTRADDPVHQAVAEQVEQLVTWDRAVRADVYDSVHQMRVTTRKIRSLLQSAGGVFGISDDAWVLDELRQLAAVLGVARDAEVLAEKYEKALDGLPPELVRGPVRKRLVDGAKKRYQSGLRRSLIAMRSQRYFRLLDALEGLVAAEPPPARPGDEPAPTSIDSAYKRVRKAAKRAAAAAEDAEHDEALHRIRKGAKRLRYTASATGAGKVSERAKTIQSLLGDHQDSVVSRTHLTQQAEAAHAAGEDTFTYGLLYQLEVEVADRAREQLDEALRKLDKAVRKAGAKGK; encoded by the coding sequence ATGGCAGGTAAGTCCAAGACCTCCCGGCACACCGAGGTGGAGCGCAAGTTCGACGTCCCGGGATCGGACGGCGTGCCGTCGACCGTCTCCCCGTCCTTCGACGGGCTCAGCGCGATCGCGCGCGTCGAGCGGTTGCCCGTCCAGCACCTGGACGCGGTGTACTTCGACACGCCGGGACGCGACCTCGCCGCCCACCGGATCACGTTGCGCCGCCGCACCGGCGGAACCGACGCCGGCTGGCACCTCAAACTCCCCGCGGGCCCCGACGCGCGCACCGAGGTCCGCGCCCCGCTCGGGGACTCCGACGAGTGGGAGGTACCCGAGGAGTTGCGCGACGTCGTGCTGGCGATCGTGCGTGACCGTCCTCTGGCGCCCGTCGCGCGGATCAGCACCCAGCGCACGGTCGACCTGCTCCACGGCCCCGACGGTGACGCGGTGGCCGAATTCTGCGACGACGAGGTGACGGCGTCCGCCGAGGGCGGTGACGAACAGCGCTGGCGCGAGTGGGAGCTGGAACTTGTCGGCGACGGTGACGCCGCGCTGCTCGACCGGTTGGCGAACCGGGTGCTCGACGCGGGGGCGTCACCCGCCGGGCACGGATCGAAGCTCGGCAGGGTGCTCGACACCGGCCAGACCGACGACGAGGTGCGCACCCGTGCCGACGACCCGGTGCACCAGGCGGTCGCCGAACAGGTCGAGCAGTTGGTGACGTGGGACCGTGCGGTGCGGGCGGACGTGTACGACTCGGTGCACCAGATGCGGGTGACGACGCGCAAGATCCGCAGCCTGCTGCAGTCCGCAGGCGGCGTGTTCGGCATCTCCGACGACGCGTGGGTACTCGACGAGCTGCGGCAGCTGGCCGCCGTGCTCGGGGTGGCCCGGGACGCCGAGGTGCTCGCCGAGAAATACGAGAAGGCGCTCGACGGGTTGCCGCCCGAACTGGTGCGCGGGCCCGTGCGCAAACGGCTGGTGGACGGCGCGAAGAAGCGGTACCAGTCGGGACTGCGCCGGTCGCTGATCGCGATGCGTTCGCAGCGGTACTTCCGTCTGCTCGACGCGCTCGAGGGGCTGGTGGCCGCCGAACCGCCTCCCGCCCGGCCGGGTGACGAACCGGCGCCGACCTCGATCGACTCCGCCTACAAGCGGGTCCGCAAAGCGGCCAAGCGGGCGGCCGCGGCGGCGGAGGACGCCGAGCACGACGAGGCACTGCACCGGATCCGCAAGGGCGCCAAGCGACTTCGCTACACCGCGTCGGCCACCGGCGCGGGCAAGGTCTCGGAACGGGCCAAGACGATCCAGTCGCTGCTGGGCGACCACCAGGACAGCGTGGTCAGCCGCACGCATCTGACCCAGCAGGCCGAGGCCGCCCACGCCGCCGGTGAGGACACCTTCACCTACGGGTTGCTCTACCAGCTGGAGGTGGAGGTCGCCGACCGGGCACGCGAGCAGCTGGATGAGGCGCTGCGCAAACTCGACAAGGCGGTGCGCAAGGCCGGGGCCAAGGGCAAGTGA
- a CDS encoding helix-turn-helix domain-containing protein: MPQVPPARYLQRARDLVDARYADPITVDDLAAAAGLSRAHFSRMFTRTFGESPRAYLQTRRLERAAALLRFTDRSVADICAMVGLQSVGSFTTSFARVYGLPPAAYRASLPPAAVYARVPSCILMRDTRPPADSRVKTARGEKTARPVQS, encoded by the coding sequence ATGCCGCAGGTGCCGCCGGCCCGCTATCTGCAGCGGGCCCGTGACCTCGTCGACGCCCGGTACGCGGATCCGATCACCGTCGACGACCTGGCGGCTGCCGCCGGCCTGTCGCGGGCGCACTTCAGCCGCATGTTCACCCGCACCTTCGGGGAGTCCCCGCGGGCCTATCTGCAGACCCGCCGCCTCGAACGCGCCGCCGCGCTGCTGCGCTTCACCGACCGCTCGGTCGCCGACATCTGCGCGATGGTCGGGTTGCAGAGCGTCGGCTCGTTCACCACCAGCTTCGCCCGGGTCTACGGGTTGCCGCCGGCCGCGTACCGGGCCAGCCTGCCGCCCGCGGCCGTGTACGCCCGGGTGCCGTCGTGCATCCTCATGCGCGACACCCGGCCGCCGGCCGACAGCCGGGTGAAGACAGCACGCGGGGAGAAGACGGCACGCCCGGTCCAGTCGTAG
- the panB gene encoding 3-methyl-2-oxobutanoate hydroxymethyltransferase, with protein MSEQSVYGAASDQSADKPRVKVRTTHLQKWKAEGHKWAMLTAYDFSTARAFDDAGIPVLLVGDSAANVVYGYDTTVPVTVDELIPLVRGVVRGAPHALVVADLPFGSYEAGPAQALATATRFLKETGAHGVKLEGGERVAEQIATLTAAGIPVMAHIGFTPQSVNGLGGFKVQGRGDAADQTIADAIAVQEAGAFSVVMEMVPAELATQITGKLTIPTIGIGAGPNCDGQVLVWQDMAGLTSGRTAKFVKRFGDVGGELRRAATQYADEVAAGVFPAEEHSF; from the coding sequence ATGTCTGAACAGAGTGTCTACGGCGCTGCGTCCGATCAGTCCGCCGACAAGCCGCGCGTCAAGGTTCGCACCACCCACCTGCAGAAGTGGAAGGCCGAAGGCCACAAGTGGGCGATGCTCACCGCCTACGACTTCTCGACCGCCCGCGCATTCGACGACGCCGGGATCCCGGTGCTGCTGGTGGGCGATTCGGCCGCCAACGTCGTCTACGGCTACGACACCACCGTGCCGGTCACGGTCGACGAACTCATTCCACTGGTCCGCGGCGTGGTCCGCGGCGCCCCGCACGCGCTGGTCGTGGCCGACCTGCCGTTCGGCAGCTACGAGGCGGGTCCGGCCCAGGCGCTCGCCACGGCCACCCGCTTCCTCAAGGAGACCGGTGCGCATGGGGTGAAACTCGAGGGTGGTGAACGCGTCGCCGAGCAGATCGCGACGCTGACCGCGGCGGGCATTCCGGTCATGGCGCACATCGGATTCACCCCGCAGAGCGTCAACGGTCTCGGCGGCTTCAAGGTCCAGGGCCGCGGCGACGCGGCCGATCAGACCATCGCCGACGCGATCGCCGTCCAGGAGGCCGGTGCGTTCTCGGTCGTGATGGAGATGGTGCCCGCCGAACTGGCCACCCAGATCACCGGCAAGCTGACCATCCCGACCATCGGCATCGGGGCCGGCCCCAATTGCGACGGCCAGGTGCTGGTGTGGCAGGACATGGCCGGCCTCACCTCCGGCAGGACGGCGAAGTTCGTCAAGCGCTTCGGCGATGTCGGCGGCGAATTACGCCGTGCGGCAACGCAGTACGCCGACGAGGTGGCGGCCGGGGTGTTCCCGGCCGAAGAGCACAGCTTCTAG
- a CDS encoding enoyl-CoA hydratase/isomerase family protein has protein sequence MSEYQAVTFEQSGAVARIVLNRPEAANGMNDTMTAELADVAARCDTPATKAVVLTGAGRFFCAGGDLKAFAAASSRGRFIKGVADDLHRAISTFARMDAVLVTAVNGAAAGAGFSLAVAGDLVLAAESASFTMAYTKVGLSPDGSASYHLPRLVGLRRAQDLMLTNRTLPAAQALEWGLVTDVVADAELGDRATALAEQVAAGSAPSHGAVKTLLAASSKNGLEEQMELEGRLIAQRADSADGREGVDAFLGKRRANFG, from the coding sequence GTGAGCGAATACCAGGCAGTGACGTTCGAACAGTCCGGTGCGGTGGCCCGCATCGTGTTGAACCGCCCGGAGGCGGCGAACGGGATGAACGACACCATGACCGCCGAACTGGCCGACGTCGCGGCACGCTGCGACACCCCGGCGACCAAGGCGGTGGTGCTCACCGGCGCCGGCCGCTTCTTCTGTGCCGGAGGCGATCTCAAGGCGTTCGCGGCCGCGTCGTCGCGTGGGCGCTTCATCAAGGGCGTGGCCGACGATCTGCACCGGGCGATCTCGACGTTCGCCCGCATGGACGCCGTCCTGGTCACCGCCGTCAACGGCGCGGCGGCAGGCGCCGGGTTCAGCCTCGCCGTGGCAGGCGATCTGGTGCTCGCCGCCGAGTCGGCGTCGTTCACGATGGCCTACACCAAGGTCGGGCTGAGCCCGGACGGCAGCGCGTCCTATCACCTGCCGCGACTGGTCGGGTTGCGCCGCGCCCAGGACCTCATGCTCACCAACCGCACCCTGCCTGCCGCGCAGGCCCTCGAGTGGGGACTGGTCACCGACGTGGTGGCCGACGCCGAACTCGGCGACCGCGCAACCGCGCTGGCCGAGCAGGTGGCCGCCGGTTCGGCGCCCTCGCACGGTGCGGTGAAGACCCTGCTGGCGGCCTCGTCGAAGAACGGCCTCGAAGAGCAGATGGAACTCGAGGGCCGGTTGATCGCGCAGCGCGCCGACTCCGCCGACGGCCGGGAAGGCGTCGACGCGTTCCTCGGCAAGCGGCGCGCGAACTTCGGCTAG
- a CDS encoding CPBP family glutamic-type intramembrane protease has protein sequence MPPPPDVREQHPALSAWAEPADQRRRGVRWFLILAFGCAWLPWFAVYLAGGSLDDPVTQLLTAAFVPALAACVVRRWITRQGFGESGLRLNLSGSWWHYAAAVTIPWGVLLLAVLIAAATGLWTPRSMEVGASSWLYLAAGPVVCVALSPIFWGEEYGWTAYLRDRLVPGRPILTTFLTGLVWGVWHWPLPWVGYFGGDAPVSDALWGMLLWLPLSILLEFLIGWLWSETASVWPGAMLHAGSNMVASLGMMLVFGDAVGITGTTVLLCAALTPFVLAVILTGHTGGKRLARNA, from the coding sequence GTGCCCCCTCCTCCCGACGTCCGAGAACAGCACCCCGCGCTCAGTGCCTGGGCCGAGCCTGCCGATCAGCGGCGCCGCGGGGTCCGCTGGTTCCTGATCCTGGCGTTCGGCTGCGCCTGGCTGCCCTGGTTCGCCGTGTATCTGGCGGGCGGGTCGCTGGACGATCCCGTCACCCAGCTACTCACCGCGGCGTTCGTTCCCGCACTGGCCGCCTGCGTGGTGCGCCGGTGGATCACCCGGCAGGGCTTCGGTGAATCGGGGCTGCGTCTGAACCTGAGCGGCTCGTGGTGGCACTACGCGGCGGCGGTCACCATCCCCTGGGGGGTGCTGCTTCTCGCCGTGCTCATCGCCGCCGCGACGGGCCTGTGGACGCCGCGATCGATGGAGGTGGGCGCGTCGTCGTGGCTGTACCTGGCCGCGGGCCCGGTCGTCTGCGTCGCGCTGTCCCCGATCTTCTGGGGTGAGGAGTACGGCTGGACGGCCTATCTGCGCGACCGCCTGGTTCCCGGCCGCCCGATCCTGACGACGTTCCTCACAGGTCTGGTGTGGGGGGTGTGGCACTGGCCGCTGCCCTGGGTCGGCTACTTCGGTGGCGACGCGCCGGTGTCGGACGCCCTGTGGGGAATGCTGCTGTGGCTCCCGCTGAGCATCCTGCTCGAGTTCCTCATCGGGTGGCTGTGGTCGGAGACGGCGTCGGTGTGGCCGGGCGCGATGCTGCACGCCGGCAGCAACATGGTGGCGTCGCTCGGGATGATGCTGGTGTTCGGCGACGCCGTCGGTATCACCGGCACGACGGTTCTGCTGTGCGCAGCGCTGACCCCCTTCGTCCTTGCGGTCATCCTCACCGGGCACACCGGCGGAAAGCGGCTCGCGCGCAACGCGTGA
- a CDS encoding MFS transporter, with protein MANQLVERPASPRGGGLLIAALAAAGTSVSLMQTLVIPLVPQLPALLNTSSANASWAVTATLLTGAVATPVFGRLGDMFGAKRVLVACAALLTVGSVVAALTSTLVPLIIGRALQGFGAPVIPLGISVLRASLPAERVGAAMGMVSASLGVGGALGLPLSAVIAEHLSWHALFWSAAALGLGCCLIFATLVPDIVPSAHMGRFDVLGAVGLAAGLLMLLLPISKGSSWGWTSPGTLGLLAGSVAVLGAFGWWQTRASTPLVDIRTTLKAPVLLTNVASIAVGFGMFGMSLIGPQLLQMPSATGYGLGQSMVAAGLWMAPGGLAMMASAPIAARIIAARGPRFALTVGAVVIAAGYLGGTQLLGSPAGVLTFSVVVSVGVGFAFAALPTLINGAVPVSETAAANGINSLARSLGTSVSSAVMSAVLVQMTVEFAGHAIPSLSGFRTALLIAAGAAAAAALIAAAIPTAAPAPAPSVIEPVLAPAPLHRRAQRLENVMTALGRQAAVGLEIPSMPKRLDRGDYVIAAYLGGSNPMTMAELARALDSPTRPVEERLTALIRDGLVGRVPTADHAAPPRFVLTPRGRAIFEHQRSTNIAGLESVLSRWDDGDVAVLIGYLGRLSDGIDEESRRRRAATAPPRVSPHAYTQPVRAQRVPVPTGRDRWR; from the coding sequence ATGGCTAACCAATTGGTGGAGCGCCCGGCGTCGCCCCGCGGCGGCGGACTGCTGATCGCGGCGCTGGCCGCCGCGGGCACCAGCGTCTCCCTCATGCAGACCCTGGTCATCCCTCTGGTCCCCCAATTGCCCGCTCTGCTGAACACCTCGTCGGCCAACGCCTCGTGGGCGGTCACGGCCACCCTGCTCACGGGTGCGGTTGCCACACCCGTGTTCGGCCGTCTCGGCGATATGTTCGGCGCCAAACGGGTTCTGGTCGCCTGTGCGGCGCTGCTGACCGTCGGCTCGGTCGTCGCCGCGCTCACCAGTACCCTGGTGCCGCTGATCATCGGCCGCGCCCTGCAGGGCTTCGGCGCCCCGGTGATCCCGCTCGGCATCAGCGTGCTGCGCGCCTCGCTTCCGGCCGAACGTGTCGGCGCCGCAATGGGTATGGTGAGCGCCTCGCTCGGGGTGGGCGGCGCACTCGGCCTGCCGCTGTCGGCGGTGATCGCCGAGCACCTCAGCTGGCATGCGCTGTTCTGGTCTGCTGCCGCCCTCGGCCTGGGCTGCTGCCTGATCTTCGCGACCCTCGTCCCCGACATCGTCCCGTCCGCGCACATGGGCCGCTTCGACGTATTGGGTGCGGTCGGCCTCGCCGCGGGCCTGCTGATGCTGCTCCTGCCCATCTCGAAGGGCTCCAGCTGGGGTTGGACGAGTCCCGGCACGCTCGGTCTGCTGGCCGGGTCGGTCGCCGTCCTCGGCGCGTTCGGGTGGTGGCAGACCCGGGCGTCCACGCCTCTGGTCGACATCCGCACCACGCTCAAGGCACCGGTGCTGCTGACCAATGTGGCCTCGATCGCGGTCGGCTTCGGCATGTTCGGGATGTCGCTGATCGGTCCGCAGCTGCTCCAGATGCCCAGCGCGACCGGTTACGGGCTGGGGCAGAGCATGGTGGCGGCCGGGTTGTGGATGGCGCCCGGCGGTCTGGCGATGATGGCCTCGGCCCCGATCGCGGCGCGGATCATCGCCGCCCGCGGACCGCGGTTCGCGCTCACCGTCGGCGCCGTCGTGATCGCGGCCGGCTATCTCGGCGGGACCCAGCTGCTCGGCAGCCCGGCCGGGGTGCTGACGTTCAGCGTCGTCGTCAGCGTCGGTGTCGGATTCGCGTTCGCCGCACTCCCCACGTTGATCAACGGCGCGGTCCCGGTCTCGGAAACCGCTGCCGCCAACGGCATCAATTCACTGGCCCGTTCCCTTGGCACGTCGGTGTCGAGTGCGGTGATGAGCGCGGTACTGGTGCAGATGACCGTGGAGTTCGCCGGCCACGCCATCCCGTCCCTCTCGGGATTCCGGACGGCGCTGCTGATCGCGGCGGGCGCCGCGGCTGCCGCCGCCCTCATCGCCGCCGCCATCCCCACCGCGGCTCCCGCGCCGGCGCCGTCGGTCATCGAACCGGTGCTGGCCCCGGCGCCGCTGCATCGGCGTGCCCAGCGCCTGGAGAACGTGATGACCGCGCTCGGCCGCCAGGCCGCGGTGGGTCTGGAGATCCCGTCGATGCCCAAGCGACTGGATCGTGGCGATTACGTGATCGCCGCCTACCTGGGCGGGTCGAATCCGATGACAATGGCCGAACTCGCCCGCGCCCTCGACAGTCCCACGCGGCCGGTCGAGGAGCGGCTGACGGCGCTGATCCGCGACGGCCTCGTCGGCCGGGTGCCGACCGCCGATCACGCCGCCCCGCCGCGCTTCGTGCTGACCCCGCGCGGCCGCGCGATCTTCGAGCATCAGCGGTCGACGAACATCGCCGGGCTGGAATCGGTGCTGAGCCGCTGGGACGACGGCGACGTCGCGGTCCTGATCGGCTATCTCGGCCGGCTGTCGGACGGCATCGACGAAGAGAGCCGGCGCCGCCGGGCCGCGACGGCGCCGCCGCGCGTGTCCCCGCACGCCTACACCCAACCCGTACGCGCGCAACGGGTTCCGGTTCCGACGGGGCGTGACCGCTGGCGGTGA